The genomic window ATCTGCTGGGCAACCTGCACGACTTCGATCCGCGCCCCCAGGCTGAAGGCGGCGATGCCGTGCCCTACGACCAGCTGCCTCTGCTGGATCAGTGGATGCTGCAGCGCACCGCCGCCCTGATCGACAGCGTGACGGGAGACTTCGAGCGCTATGAGTTCTACCGCTTCTTCCAGGCCCTGCAGAACTTCTGCGTGGTGGACCTGTCGAACGTCTACCTCGACATCGCCAAGGACCGCCTCTACGTGAGCGGGGCCGCGGAGTTTCGCCGCCGCAGCTGCCAGACGGTGCTGAGCCTGGTGCTGGAGCGTCTCGCCGGGCTGATCGCACCGGTGCTCTGCCACATGGCCGAGGACATCTGGCAGAACCTGCCCTACCCGGTAGCCGAGGCCTCAGTGTTCGAGCGGGGCTGGCCCACGGCCCCCGCTGGGTGGCGCCAAGCGCCACTGGAGGCGCCGATGGAGCGAATCCTGGAGTTGCGATCTTTGGTGAATCGCCAACTGGAGAGCTGCCGCTCCAGCGGCCAGCTGGGTGCTTCGCTGGAGGCCCAGGTGCAGCTAGAGCTGGAAGCGGGCAGCACCAGCACGGCGGAGGCCCTGGGCTGGCTGGCCAGCTCAAGCCACCCCAGCGTCGACAACCTGGCCGACTGGCTGCTGGTGTCGGGCCTGAAGGAAGGAGGCGTAGCGCCTGCCGAGCTGCTGGCCGAAGCCAGCGCAAACGGCATCACGGTGCGCATTGCCAAGGCCGAAGGCCAAAAATGCGAGCGCTGCTGGCACTACGAGACCGACATCGGCCAGCACAGCGCCCATCCCAGCCTCTGCGGCCGCTGCGTGGCGGTGCTGTCCTGAATGCCAAAGGGGGTGGTCGCCACGCCACATGGGTGCGATCAGTTGATCTGGGGGCTCAAGCCCAACCGCCGGAGTCAAGGAAAACCTCAGGGGAGACGGGCCCAGCCAACAGCTGTTCCGCGGCCGGATTCAGGGGGGCCTGCAGTAATTCAGCTGTTTCGATCACCGCCCCATCAGGCAGCACTGGCTGGTCGGGATCGAAATCAGTGGGATGGGTGGTGCTGCTTGAAAAACCCCGAAAAATCAGCAGCTCGTAGGGCTCAAGCGGGCCTGCCGCCAACTGAAGCTGGCCCCTGAGCCGCAGCACCCGATCGGACCGCTCCCGGCTCAACTCTTCCAGCCTGGCCAGCAGGGCCATCACAGATGCAGCGGAGAGGGTCATGACTGCAGAGGAAGCTTGGCTGCAAAGAAAGCAAAGGGCTGATCCTTAGAAATCGCCAGCGATTCGCCCCTGCTTGGGCAAGCGCACCAGCAGCCATTGCAACAGTCCCACCACATAGGCAACCAAACCCACGTATCCGATGAAGGCAGCCACGGCAGGGGTCCATTCGCCGCCAAAAATGAAGGCAAACAGCCCCTCGACATGCCGGTGCAGACCAAGGGGCGGCTGAATCCAAACGGCGCAACGGGGCTGGGCTAGGGCGCCAGGGCCCATACAGCCCAGAGCCGTGGCACTAAGCAGGGCGCCCAGCAGAGCCCACACCGTGAGACTCCAGCGCCAGATGCGCAGGGTCAGGGGCAAGGGACGCCAGGGCGGCAGGTCGGCCAGCTCCTCGTTGAGATCCACCCAAAACCAGACGCTCAGCACCACCAGCAG from Cyanobium sp. Tous-M-B4 includes these protein-coding regions:
- a CDS encoding DUF3177 family protein; this translates as MPEPLYRSLVWLDVRLAMLFSVGLPLVLLIWASVRKEGSLVRLLGIYWKVASLLLLATLLLTDRRPLGFVVLLLAQLLVVLSVWFWVDLNEELADLPPWRPLPLTLRIWRWSLTVWALLGALLSATALGCMGPGALAQPRCAVWIQPPLGLHRHVEGLFAFIFGGEWTPAVAAFIGYVGLVAYVVGLLQWLLVRLPKQGRIAGDF